A window of Anaerolineae bacterium contains these coding sequences:
- a CDS encoding homocysteine S-methyltransferase family protein, protein MPDLRQRLSEPGVVMMDGATGTQLQKMGLPVGHSGELWNLQNPEAVKKHYRAYLEAGAEAILTNTFSGNRPLLEKHGSGDQTHAINLAAAKLAREVVGEQALVLGSMGPTGLMMAPIGPLTYAQAVEHFAEQAAALAEGGVDGIHIETMSDLNEAKAAIEGARQVTQLPLTTTMSFDTRGRTMMGVRPEEAAKTLWALEVLAVGVNCGRTLAENLQAITAMRQALPEAVLIAKPNAGLPRIEGGTEIVYDVTPETMAEYALKFVEQGVKMLGGCCGSTPEHIAAMKAALKD, encoded by the coding sequence ATGCCTGATTTACGTCAAAGATTATCCGAGCCGGGCGTGGTGATGATGGACGGGGCCACCGGCACCCAACTGCAAAAAATGGGCCTGCCGGTGGGACACTCCGGCGAGCTGTGGAATCTGCAAAACCCTGAAGCGGTCAAAAAACATTACCGGGCCTACCTTGAGGCTGGTGCCGAGGCTATTTTGACCAACACCTTTAGCGGCAATCGCCCCCTCCTTGAAAAGCACGGCAGCGGCGACCAGACCCACGCTATCAATCTGGCGGCAGCCAAACTGGCCCGCGAAGTGGTCGGAGAGCAGGCCCTGGTGTTAGGCTCTATGGGGCCGACGGGTTTGATGATGGCCCCCATAGGCCCGCTCACTTACGCCCAGGCCGTAGAGCATTTTGCCGAGCAAGCCGCGGCCCTGGCCGAAGGCGGCGTGGACGGCATCCACATTGAAACCATGAGCGACTTGAACGAAGCCAAAGCCGCCATCGAGGGCGCGCGCCAGGTGACCCAGTTGCCCCTGACCACTACCATGAGTTTTGACACCCGGGGCCGCACCATGATGGGCGTCCGCCCGGAAGAGGCGGCAAAAACGTTGTGGGCGCTGGAGGTGCTGGCCGTGGGGGTCAATTGTGGCCGCACCCTGGCCGAAAATCTACAGGCAATTACGGCCATGCGCCAGGCGCTGCCCGAAGCCGTTCTGATTGCCAAACCCAATGCCGGCCTGCCCCGCATAGAAGGCGGCACGGAGATTGTTTACGACGTGACCCCGGAGACAATGGCCGAGTATGCTTTGAAGTTTGTTGAACAGGGAGTCAAAATGTTGGGCGGCTGCTGCGGCAGCACCCCTGAGCACATTGCGGCCATGAAAGCAGCCCTCAAAGATTAA